In the Thermodesulfobacteriota bacterium genome, ATAAGTCCACCGGCTCTTTGAGAAAAGTCTTAGATAAAACATCAATCATAACCGGAACTGCAGGGAAGACGGTTATAGCCTCAGCTTGCAGCGTTTGCAAAACTTTTGCCCGGTTAAAATCGGCCAGAGTAAAGATTGATGCACCAATTTTCACCGAGCTTATAAAATTGCCGAAACCGTAAGTATGAGAAATAGGAACTGTAAAAAGAATTCTGTCATCCTCGCTCCATCCAACAGTTTGAGTGTGATTATCAGCAAGTGCGACTAGGTTGTTATGAGTTCTTGAGACTCTCTTAGGTTTGCCAGTTGACCCTGTAGAATAAAGATAGATAACTTGATCTGTGGGCTCGATGGGTATTTGTTCAAGGGCGCTATTTTCTGAGCACCAGTCAGCGCCATCTCCCTTTACTATTGAAACTGTTTTATTTAAGCCGCTAGCAATATCATCAGCGAGTGATTTAAGACGATCCTCAGTCAGTATCAACTTGGCATCAGAATGATCTACATAATATGAAATCTCATTTTGTTTATACGATGTGTTTACCGGTACAGATATAGCTCCTATATTTGCTAGAGCAAAAAAAGCTGCTACAAACTCTATTGAATTGGGAAGTAGTATTACTACCGCATCGCCTTTTGCTATACCCTTAGAATGTAGATATAAGGATAAGCTAGATACCATAGAGTCTAAATATTCATATGTAACTCTCTTGTCACCCTCGGCTACAGCCAGGTTCTGGGGGAAATTATTTACAGTTGATTGAAATAGCTCTCTGACTGTGCTCATTTATTTTCTCATGGATATATTGGTGATGACATTAGCCCTTTCGTCTCTGGGAAATCGAACATGAGATTCATGTTCTGAACCGCCTGTCCTGATGCACCTTTTCCTAAGTTATCAAGAGCAACAACAACTATAAATAACCCTTCCCGATTGCCGATTCCAATATCGCACATATTTGAGAACCTAACATTTTTAGTTGATGGATATTCCCCAAGCCCAAGTACCCTGACAAATTTCTTATCGCTAAAGTACTCATTATAGATTTTGTGCGCTTGTTGGGTTGATGTTTTCTTATTAAGACGCGTATAGATAGTTGCAAGTATGCCCCTGTCAATTGATACATTGTGCGGCATAAAACTAACATGAACTTTAGATTGATTGAGCAAGTAGAGCTGTTCTTCCATTTCGGTTTCTTGATTTTGAGCAGATGCAGATCCTAAAGAGATGCCCTCATTAGATTCAGAGAAGTGGTGCTCTAGACTGGGCGCCCTTCCTGCGCCCGAAAGACCTGATTTAATATCTGCCACTATACTATCCTTACTCAAAAGGCCCTCGTGGGCCAAAGGGGCAAGACCTAATATAACGCTCGTTGCATAGCAGCCGGGGTTTGCTACTAGTTTTGCTTCCATAATTTGATCATTGTTAATCTCAGGGAGGCCATATGCAGATTTATTTGAAGATCTGAAATCAGAGCTAAAGTCTATTACCCGCGACCCTTTATCTAACATCTTATTTACAAAATGCTTTGATGTACCATGAGGAAGGCATGAGAAAACTAGGTCTACTTGTTCAAGCTCGCTCAAGTTTCTAACGCTGTAGCACTTGATATCAAGAATATCCTTAAAATGAGGGAATACATCAGATATAGACTCCCCGGCAAATTTTTCAGATGTAAGCCAGCTGATCTGAACCCCTTTGTGACTTGCCAACAGCCTTAGAAGCTCTACTCCTGT is a window encoding:
- a CDS encoding class I adenylate-forming enzyme family protein, yielding MSTVRELFQSTVNNFPQNLAVAEGDKRVTYEYLDSMVSSLSLYLHSKGIAKGDAVVILLPNSIEFVAAFFALANIGAISVPVNTSYKQNEISYYVDHSDAKLILTEDRLKSLADDIASGLNKTVSIVKGDGADWCSENSALEQIPIEPTDQVIYLYSTGSTGKPKRVSRTHNNLVALADNHTQTVGWSEDDRILFTVPISHTYGFGNFISSVKIGASIFTLADFNRAKVLQTLQAEAITVFPAVPVMIDVLSKTFLKEPVDLSSLKLVISAGAPLPEATFNSFYKQFGIYTRQLYGSSETGVISINLSEDIQSTYSSVGRPVVNVVVKILDENSKELGVDEVGEIAVKSPSMTTSGYYGLPEETKEVFRDGYYFTGDLGRIDSEGYIYIVGRKKLFINISGNKVDPVELENLLLEHDRVKEAAVLGVEDGKGGEIVKAVIVSEKSLETKDIISFCRGKISDYKIPSLIEFRNELPRSPTGKVLREQLK
- the argC gene encoding N-acetyl-gamma-glutamyl-phosphate reductase produces the protein MKIGILGATGYTGVELLRLLASHKGVQISWLTSEKFAGESISDVFPHFKDILDIKCYSVRNLSELEQVDLVFSCLPHGTSKHFVNKMLDKGSRVIDFSSDFRSSNKSAYGLPEINNDQIMEAKLVANPGCYATSVILGLAPLAHEGLLSKDSIVADIKSGLSGAGRAPSLEHHFSESNEGISLGSASAQNQETEMEEQLYLLNQSKVHVSFMPHNVSIDRGILATIYTRLNKKTSTQQAHKIYNEYFSDKKFVRVLGLGEYPSTKNVRFSNMCDIGIGNREGLFIVVVALDNLGKGASGQAVQNMNLMFDFPETKGLMSSPIYP